One window of Chroococcidiopsis sp. TS-821 genomic DNA carries:
- a CDS encoding glycoside hydrolase family 5 protein: protein MQYTRPCSRSQFIRFGLLAMASVLTAIARDRLEAASPTTVKPSRLQTLSKGFNLGHWQRHSLTDGYYTLATLQQYKRLGLTYTRLPIVLSTFFDNKNPGVLKTDSLAALDAIVRLHAQVGLGIILSPFNHPSSLYFDPAVLAKFVAFFKAFATHMRATDPEKVFLEVMNEPNAETPQAWDRVQVELIKAIRLGAPHHTIIASSNVSATANDWNNARSLPMTRIVADKNVVYNFHFYEPFVFTHQGASWGWRATQFMKNIPYPATLATVTPLLNAIQDPEAKKAVEHYAQQQWNRDKLITLLSPIAHWAKTNNVPVSCNEFGAIPWTAPRSSLLRYLQDVRQVLESFGIGWGQWFELDVRDVEVMQALGLKPIRN, encoded by the coding sequence GCGCGATCGCCTCGAAGCTGCATCACCTACTACAGTTAAACCCAGCAGATTACAAACTTTATCCAAAGGTTTTAACCTCGGACACTGGCAACGACACAGCCTCACTGATGGATACTATACATTAGCAACATTGCAGCAGTACAAGCGCTTAGGATTAACTTACACGCGCCTACCCATTGTTTTATCAACATTTTTCGATAACAAGAATCCTGGTGTTTTAAAAACTGATTCGCTAGCTGCTCTTGATGCGATCGTGCGTCTTCACGCTCAAGTAGGGTTAGGAATCATCTTATCGCCATTTAATCATCCCAGCTCGCTGTACTTTGATCCTGCTGTCCTCGCGAAGTTTGTTGCGTTCTTCAAAGCTTTTGCAACGCATATGCGCGCTACCGATCCCGAAAAAGTATTTTTGGAAGTGATGAATGAACCGAATGCAGAAACACCGCAAGCGTGGGATCGCGTACAAGTTGAGTTAATCAAAGCAATTCGCTTAGGCGCACCCCACCACACAATTATTGCCAGTTCTAATGTCAGTGCGACTGCAAACGATTGGAACAACGCGCGATCGCTACCAATGACTCGCATTGTTGCAGATAAAAATGTTGTATATAACTTCCATTTCTACGAACCATTTGTTTTCACTCACCAAGGCGCTTCCTGGGGATGGCGGGCGACACAATTTATGAAGAATATTCCCTACCCTGCAACTCTTGCAACAGTGACTCCTCTACTCAACGCGATTCAAGATCCTGAGGCGAAAAAAGCAGTCGAGCATTATGCTCAACAACAGTGGAATCGAGATAAACTCATAACTCTCTTGTCACCAATTGCACATTGGGCAAAAACTAACAACGTGCCAGTTTCATGTAATGAGTTTGGGGCAATTCCGTGGACAGCGCCTCGTAGTTCGCTACTACGCTATCTCCAAGATGTTCGACAAGTATTGGAATCTTTTGGGATCGGATGGGGACAATGGTTTGAGCTAGATGTGCGTGATGTAGAAGTCATGCAAGCACTCGGGTTAAAGCCAATTCGTAATTAA
- a CDS encoding choice-of-anchor tandem repeat NxxGxxAF-containing protein: MSRYKFTQISRSSASHSVFRGSAINDKGTVVFEGFVNAASPPSGIFTGSGGKNITVVDGSPFTHIFYSPTINNNNIKSFIGTFYSPDFAQSYSGVFNKKNGQITTIADSNGKFSYFSSATINNKNTIVFNATLDTGESGIFVSKNGEITKIADTNDRFSNFNSGFDTVGGNGPPSAFTIPSINDAGTVAFHATLDTGATGIFIGRGKGTVKIADNTGKFNSFSAPAINNNGTVAFLAQLDNGRHGIYKKKRGQEIETFVDDSGPFSFFQSDPALNDQGQIAFLAYLYAGGGSGIYTGKNPVTNKVIAAGDPLAGSRVVDLVIAGHGLNNAGQVTFEALLENGQTAVFRADPVTHAHIEGISLLTFSMFALLGLCWYRRK; the protein is encoded by the coding sequence ATGTCTCGCTACAAGTTTACCCAAATCAGTCGAAGTAGTGCTTCCCATAGTGTATTTAGAGGTTCGGCTATCAACGACAAAGGAACCGTAGTTTTTGAAGGGTTCGTTAATGCTGCTTCTCCTCCTAGTGGTATTTTTACGGGGTCTGGAGGGAAAAATATAACAGTTGTTGATGGTAGTCCTTTTACGCATATTTTCTACAGTCCTACTATCAATAACAACAACATAAAGTCATTTATAGGGACTTTTTACAGTCCAGACTTTGCGCAATCTTACAGTGGTGTTTTCAATAAAAAAAATGGACAAATTACTACGATTGCTGATAGTAATGGTAAATTTAGTTACTTTAGCTCTGCCACAATCAATAATAAGAACACAATAGTGTTTAATGCTACTTTAGATACCGGAGAATCAGGAATTTTTGTGAGTAAAAATGGTGAAATTACAAAAATTGCTGACACTAACGATCGCTTTAGCAACTTCAATTCAGGCTTTGATACCGTAGGTGGTAATGGTCCGCCTAGTGCTTTTACCATTCCATCTATCAATGATGCAGGTACAGTCGCCTTTCACGCTACTTTAGATACAGGAGCAACAGGAATCTTTATTGGTAGAGGTAAAGGAACCGTAAAGATTGCTGATAATACTGGTAAATTTAACTCTTTTAGTGCGCCAGCAATCAACAACAATGGAACTGTTGCCTTTTTAGCTCAGCTAGATAATGGCAGACACGGTATATATAAAAAGAAGCGCGGTCAAGAAATTGAGACATTTGTAGACGATAGTGGTCCTTTTAGCTTTTTTCAATCTGATCCTGCACTCAACGACCAAGGTCAAATTGCTTTCTTAGCTTATCTCTATGCAGGAGGTGGTAGCGGTATTTACACTGGAAAAAACCCTGTCACTAACAAAGTTATTGCTGCTGGCGATCCTCTGGCTGGTTCTAGGGTAGTAGACTTGGTGATTGCAGGACACGGATTGAATAACGCTGGTCAAGTGACGTTTGAAGCACTTTTAGAAAATGGTCAAACTGCGGTCTTCCGCGCCGATCCTGTTACTCATGCTCATATCGAGGGAATCTCACTTTTGACTTTCAGTATGTTTGCTTTATTAGGTTTGTGTTGGTATAGGCGAAAGTAG